The region CCGAAACTGATGTGTTGTTGTATGGTGATGGAGTAGGGGATCTGTATGAGGGGTTGATCATCCATGTGGAGGATTTGTTAGTATTTTGGTTGATCAACTGAGAAGAATCCGAGAACTAATTCAAGTGAACTAGCCGTTGGGGCTGGGTTTTAGTTTCTGTTGAAGGCAGTTCCAACTACTTGAGCTCAACAAGAGCTGAGCAAGGGTTTGGGAAGTAACCGTCACTCACATACAGGCATTCATATATATAGATGGTGTGTGTAAGCCAGAGAAACAGAACAAGAAAAACAAGCCAAGAGAGATTGAGAGCAAGAAATGAGAGTTTCATCAGTGGTGAGTGAGATCATTTCCTGTTGTACAGAGAGTTAGATCTTGAGAGATGAATGTTCTTGTTGCTTAGATTAGAGCTAGTTTACATCTTGTAATCCACTCAGAGTCAATCAATTCAATATCAGATCTTTTCCATCCATGGACGTAGGCCTTGAGCCAAACCACGTAATTGCCCGTGTTCTTTCTTTCCTCGTTATTGATCAAGTAGTGCAATCGGGTTTCACATTCTCAAAGCATATTATGTGACACAATAACCATCTTGCAACATGTGAGAGTTTACGTTGTAAGTGACATCTAGAATGAATTTCTCATTTCATGGGATTTAGATGTTGCACTGCAGGaagattgaaaatttaaatttagaaaCACCAAAGTTAACTTATGAACTAAATCGGCACTAGAATTATACCTGTCTAACAACTCTCACAAGACCATAGTACTACCTTTTAAAGATGAATACATTTTTGGGTGGGCTTGTATTAAGGGGGAAAACATATTAGACACTTTCTGATATTTATGAATGTGAGAGTTTGTCGATGCACACTCGGATTCAACAttaatatgatattttttgagCTATGTCCTCACGATTTTATTTTTTGACACTTCCCCAAAAGACATCATATTAATGGAGTTAAGATAACATTTATATATGAAAGGTTGCATACTTGCATGTATGTTTGTGTCCCAACTCTCAATATCAAATTTTCTACTCTGTTTtgtttagaaaaagaaaattttttcaTTCTTAGTccgtttctaaaaatagaaactctccATTAGAAAATTGACCCCACAAACCACTAACATTAATTCTACTACTTTATATattcctctttcttactttatccatttttttctctcatcGTTCTATattaccaattttgtattaaatctcgtgtcatttccaaagttttatttttaaaaaacggagggagtaatatctaTATTATGGAGtaactataaaattaaattgacATATAGGACTGTTGTtcagaaaatccaaaaatttgCAATTTAAtgtaataagagcatccacaataagaaaCGCCCAGCAATaccccagccatagcctagacacaaactcctcatgccacatcatcagcactaaaaatcctcctgccacatcatcaaaacaagcaaatagcccagccatagcctagccacatcactaataacaattatataataaatcaaataattaacaatcacgcaatatacagaatttaatttacgagaccgatacgggaaacattaataatactaataaaattaaaaaaagtacaataattaaaaaagtacaataattttaaaaaaattacaataattaaaaaagtacattaataaaaaaaagttcactcctcgtctccgtcgtcgtctcctccgtcgctgtcgccaccctcgcccccgcctccgtcgccaacgtcgccgccgccaaagtcgccaccgtcgccgccgGTATCCCTCCGTGCCGGCTccaaatcgtcacgcatgctcacgagcaatgcgtgaagaaaactcttctcctcggggtccgtcgccgcccgccattcggctaacgtcttggCAATCTGACttcgcgtttgttgacgcgcgaagaatttgaggtCCTCTGTggactggccaaggggggatgccgaatggacctcctgggagttcccggcgacccccctcgcctcccgttgcgcccgcttttGCCCAGCCGGGCGAGTTCAgcgagcgaacgaacgaggggtcgggacctcctgggtcgtctcggggaggtcgtgggaaccaccgctgctgccgctgtaatcaccggtatagttcagtcgttgcttcttcggccagccagcgtcgacacctgcccggaacttctcggagtcttttagtacaagatagcagttccagtaggtgaactccttatacaacccgggctgggggaaggctttctccgctatcctcatgcagtcatcctccgtttggccactgtgCTGCATGCGGAGGgagttggtgtacaagcccgcaaatcgggagaccgcagccctaattcggtcccacgccttccggcaatcctccccgttgcgtggcctcccctccgggcaaaatgtcttgttaccttgccccacaagttgacgattctctggttgttcgaagcgagaggatcatcgcaaacactgaCCCACGCCTTGCACaccgcgacgttctccgcgtccgtccacctcctccggacCTGGCaatcctcacccggctgcgacgactcgcccttcttcttccccttgcccttcttctttggggcgccccgatcccgcactgctccccccgtttgaacgggagtatccggaactccgagaatatcaaaccccaactcctctaaggaaaaagtctcaaattgcgtgaactgcgcctccgttggggtcgatgtgtgcgaagaagcagtcgaaaaatcaaaactagggcgatagacgttttcctcccccggcgtcccctgcgtcccCGGTACCCCCCCTGTCGTCCCCTGCGTCGGGGGCTGCATCGTCGTCCCCCCCCCCaagcatcatctgcatcccgggtgcccagcccggcatcatctgcacaCCGGgctgcatccccggtaccccctgccacgccggcatactccccccagctgccatcccgggcatcatcccctgccacgggtacatgttgtagtaccctggcatcggaccccatccacctcccacgggtaccggggcagtttgagacccgctcgtcactggagtaccttcgttggtgttctccatttcgcgttgttgctcttgtacagaaattaagatagagatagtactcgttaaaacaagtggtgcgaataaaaatgacgtgcaaagcgcgtatatatagtgtttcgaatttttttaaaaaaaaatacaaaattcggctgggcgatgcgctaggcgatccggaggCTGGAATgacgccgagcggatcgcccagcgccacaaaatcgcctagcgctatgCGGTTTTTTTATCCGAaaaccgctaggcggttgcaatggttcgcctagagcaccgcctagcgccggcgctcggctaggaggtgcgctaggcgccattgctgatgctctaatagCCGACAATTAACCGGCAAATTAAAGGAAGGAAAATGGTAATGGAGTATTTAGTGGCGTCACCGTGACGCAACAGGGTTCATTTCTTCCCTTCATAGTTCATAAACCCCTATTTGATTTCCCTCCCAAAATTAAATCCCAAATTTAAGCATGCCTCCGAAGAAAGAACTCTGTAGGTATTTTCAGCGTGGCAGGTATGATTCTATTTCTCTCAGCTCTGCCATTATTCCTAATTTGTATCATCTCAATTCGGGTATGTTTCATCTGCGTTCTTGCTTGCTTTACTTGAATCAATTACTACTTCTTTCGTCACAACCTAATTGCTTTTCGATGCTGTAATTGATTTTGTATGATTATTCACCCATTTATGAATGCGAGTTGATAGAGGGGGATTTTGATAAGTCTTAGTGCCTCACTATGGATGAGTAGCCCTAGCGATCAGAGATGTTACATTTGTTGGAAGATGAGTCTTTGGTGTGGAAAAGTTGAAATTGAAGGGATGAAACTACTTAATTTAACATGTTCACTAATTAAAGGACTTGCCAGCTCAGTTTCATTCCGTGCTCTAGGTGTTCATCTTTTTGGTGCTGATGGTTTGATAGTTTATATGGTCTTCTGCTTGTTTTGGGGGATTAAAATTCAATAACTTCATTTCATAGGTCTCTATTGCTGCGTTTGCTAGATGCACTTTCTAATTAGTGCCTATTTTCTTTTACTTCAGCTGTCAGTATGGCACCCGTTGTAAGTTTCTTCACACCACGCCACAGCAAAGTCAGAGCAATCCTTTTGGATTTGGCGCTCAAACTAGTCGTTCTCCAAATCCACAGCCAAACCCTTTTAGTTTTGGCGCTCAAACTAGTCGTACTCCAAATCCGCAGCCAAACCCTTTTGGTTTTGGTGTTCAGAGCAGTGCACACTCAAGAAGGGGTGATGGCTTTGTATCCAAACCAAATCAAGTCAAGGTTCTTTCTGTGGTTTTTCAAGCAGTTGATTGTGTTTGTAGTTTACAGGGTTGATATATCATCGTATTCGTGCTGCCAGTTATTATGTTTtagatttgaatatatttttgtgACAGATACATTGAAAAATTACTTGATCTCAAAGTGGTTAATTTTGTTGATATCTTTTTGTCATCCATTTGATAATAAGTGGAGTCGTTTTTCCAACGTAAACAATAGCAGTGCTCCTGCTTCAAGGCAAGCTAATAATCAGCCTTCAGCTGCTAATCATACGTGAGTGCATCTCATGTCTTTCAGATGAATGCTTATTCATTTCCCTTTCTTATATTATTATTCAAGTTTATCGTCTGATGTGATTTGGGTACATATACAGGTGCACCGCCACTGATATCGAGTCCTGCAAACGGGTGATACTGGAAGATCTCGAAAATGAGAAACCCCTATGGAAACTTACCTGTTATGGTCACAGTCGAAAGTATGTTCTAACTTTTTTAGTTCTACCTCTTTGCAATTTTATTCTCAATAAAGGGGAATTTTGAACCCTCTGAATGGTACCCGAAATTCTTCGTATATTTCAACATTTTGCCTATAGTTGGTAGAGTTAGGTGAGGAAGCATAGAACTAAACCAGGCTGTTCCAAATGATGGTGATCCCAAAAGATGAAATCCTGACCTGGAACATAACTATTTTATTCATGCAGACCTTCCGTTATTCGGCCATGCATTGGACTTtattatactaataataattgaaTCCAATAACAATAGAAATTATTGAGGGAATAATTGAATCGATCCTCTGCTTTCCTATTGCACTCATGTACATCTTCAAGGGAGGCATGTTTGGCACCATTTTAACTACTGTTCTGGGATATTTTGTAGCCGTTATTTCAAGTCAAAACATTTGTCTATTTCTTTATGACTGAAATTTCCTTTAATCTGCAGTGGTCCCTGTGACATTGTCGGTGACATCAGCTATGATGAGTTGCGTGCATTAGCATATGATGATGCCAAACATGGAAAAGACATAGCGTCCATTGTAGGGAAATTCGCACTAATAGATCTTCATTCTAACTCTTGTCTAACACACCAAAATCTGTGTTAGAGTCTTACTAAACCTccattctctttctctcttgctGCTTAAGAATATGGTAATTATACGTATATTTCTGACTAATTGGTTGCTCCAggttgagagagagaggaattTGCTCAACtccaagttacttgagtttCAGAACCTTGCACAAAATCCTTACCCAGTTTCTTCAGCTCCTACCCCGAGTTCTCAAAATATGTTTGGTGGAGGCAGTACAATTGCTCCAGTCGTGAACAATGGTTTTTCTTCTCAGGTGTCAAGCTTTAGTCAATTGAGTGGATCATCAAACACAAGGTCTTAGATGAGGCAACTTCTGTCCTTTTTGCTAGAATTTATTATTCATTCACTTGCATAAGTTTAGCTTTCATTAAAAACTCCAGTGTTTAATGCTGGCTCTAGGTCTGCAGCTGCACCTAATTTTAGCTTTGGTCAACCAAACGCATTCCAGAACAATACTCAGCCATCTAGCTTTCAAACAAACAATTCACCTTTCAACACTCCAGGTACACTATTAAATGTGCAGTTATGCTAATGGAGTAATGATCTGAATTCTGAAACGCACATTAATCTCCCACTTTACCTTGTAGGCTCTTTTGGTATCCAACCTCAACATTCTCCCCAAAGCTTCTCTCCTTCTGGTACTACAAGCTCCAACAATGGTGCAATAAGTGCTCAGCAGAATCCATTTTCAACTCCGGCCAGCTTACCACAGACAGGAAACGGGGCGGGTAAACAGTTAAATTTTTTCACCAATGAACCAATTTCAGCTTCCAGTAGCATTGGATTGACCAACACCAGCACCCAATTGATGTAAGTTCTTCCAACATTTCATCAATATTTACTATGCTGTCTCTTTGGTAAAATGGTTAGTTAGTTAGACTGAATATGCACTACATTCTACTAAAATTTGCTTCTCCATCAATATTTACTATGTCTGTCCTTCTGAGAAGCCTTCCATTCTATGTTTCATGCAATTGGAAATCATTATCACGGTtgctttttattattttccatgACCACTTGTTTGAATTAATATACTAAAATGTCCTGTGATTTTGAAATGTAGTAGCTTTTATGTGCTTCTTATGCTTATAAATCTTTTGAGCAACAACACTCCAAAGGAAAACGCTAATGTGGATGCTGGCATTTGGACGAAAGTTGAATGGAATGTCGGCGAGGTATGCTGGTTGAACCCATCTTTAGGTTTCCTTGCTCACTTTGTTAACATCTTTATTAGAGTTGATTACGGCAAGAGAGGGGAGTAAGTTTTTTCTCGAACTGCACAAGAGTGAGGTTGGTTATGAACCCCATCCTAGAATTCGGGAGTTAAAGGTAGACATATATGATCGAGTATTTAAAGGATCAGTGAATTAAGCATGTTCAAAATTATTACTACTTGTATATATCTATTATATGACCCAAAGTAAATGGTCTGATGTATGTTTGCATTTGGAATTTTAGATCCCAGAAGAAGAGCCTCCGGCGATCTACATTAACTAGAATTGAGTGAGTCGGCAGATGTAAATATAGAAGGAAGAAGTGAAGAGAGgcagagggcagagctttcaaTATGATCACAATTTTATGTTGGGAACTTTATATTTGGTATGTTGCTTGAGAGATTAAGCATCTCTGATAGAGTAAAGGTTGTCACTCTTTGAATTCCTGAGTCAACCCGATAGAATAATTTGCCAAGAGCCCCAAAGCAGGAAAAGGAAATTACAAAATGATAACTGGAAATGCCTACTGACACTAGTCGTCCGTCCCAAATATTGATTCTTGCAAGATACTTCAACTTCACTTGGCTTCAACCTCATTATACAATAAAATAGGAATAATACCATGAAAATAGGAACTGTCGACTCCTGCTCATCTCTCGCAATAGCTGATACACTATCCACTCCCTATCAATCTCTCATCTCAAATACAAAAAGTGAATCCTCATCCTACACGTCTCCCTTTTAATCTGTTTTAATCAGAGatgttattttctcttttccaattaaataattttgcaTGAATTTGTAAAATTGTTTTTATCGCATTCTTCTAGTTATAATGCGGGTGCATCTAAAATTGGATTTTGGGACATTAAAAGTATTATGACATGGTACGACTTTGATCGCAAATTGGCatgatatgaattttttttctaagaCCGGAATTAACGAGGCCAAAAACAGACTTAAACTCGGTTTTAATTTATCCCACCAATTCATATTGAATTGTCCTTTGTCTATCCCATTAAAGCCTATATGTAATACCccgaaaaaaagagagaaaaaaaaaatcaaattaatttaattaaatcttttcttAGTTGACTTGGTCAGCAAAGTGcattaattcaaatattaaacaAAGATTCTGTAGAAATTATCCTCCTTCGTGATGAGATATCCTCCTCTGTGAcctgcaaataaataccaaacaaaTCCAAATTTATAGTGTCAAAACATAATTCTCCTAATTCTATCACCATACGGTTTCTCCCTATCTCCACCCACCTTAAAAATCTCCAACAAATCAAATCCAATCTTTACAGATACACACACCCATAGTTATATATATACCCAGACCATTCCACAATCTTTACCTTTCCTTCAAATTTTGAGATAGCAAAAGGAGTAGACAAAGCAGTGAGTTCCATCCCTTCCTGCAATTGCAATTATCCTATCCAAATTGAAGGTATATCCTCTGTTATTTATGAAATCTTCCATGGCATATACATTCGCGGTAGTCCACCAATTGAATTTCTGCAATTTGTTGAATGACACTCTTCTCCCAAAGTTTCGATCTTTAATGCGTTAGAAACTGCCTTTTGTTTGCCCTTCAATCCAATTCTTGGAAATACTTCTGCCTGCCCATTAATAACTGAAATCAAACAATtagaaaatttaataaaggGTTTAGAATGGGGGAGAGAGAGATGACCGGGGTACCAAATTGGTGCTTCTGTGAAGTAATTTTGAGAGTGAGCTTGATGTTCTGGGTGAATTGTGGAAGAATGGCagtaggagagagagagagggaggaagaACAGAGAGGAATTTGAGATAGAGAGAGATGCAGTGATGGTTGGGAGTAAAATATGTTGCTGACTCCTTTCCCTTTTTCTTGTTTTAATTGTTTGAGCACTACTCGTTATATTATTTGATGGGGTCCAATGAGGATTTATTGTATAGTAATTTTAGAGTGGGGAATTGATAACTGTGTATTGTGGATTTGGAAGATATGTATATGTACGTTGGTGGTATGAGTATATGTGtactattctttttttttctttctttttttctttaattagttGTTACTTTTAGATTTGTTGATGGACTAATTAATTGGAACAGTATTGGGTAGAACAAGTATTATGGTGGTTATTATTCTTTAGTTGGGAATATTTATACTTTGCCTagttagggtgtccactataagtggacacgcccaatagccccgcccccgttttttgtccatagccccagttttttgtccatagccccaaaattctatttccgccactatagtggacacctccaatagcccccaatagcccccaaattttataatcaattttcattttaaaatgtttcaagtaattacgaacaaatttatcgggctatacgtaCGTAGAAGAAGTGgactatacgaattaaaaataattaacctGACACGTGGACGAGCATGTGACCCCACCAACGATCACGTGACCACCTTTGACTGCTGATCACCATTTTCCTCCATTACCGAAATTCATAACTCAGCAGTAAACAAATTTTCCTCCATTTTCCTCCattaaaaattttcataactCAACATTTTCCTCCATTttcctccaccaccgccaccgccgcggCGGTTGGCGACCGCAATAggagccgcgcctataggcgcggctatagccaagcccgccgcgtcctcgccccgcacgcggctCTGCCGCGTCCGCCGCCTCCCTCTCCCCTCGCCGCGCCCGCCTCCCCGCCGGACACCTCCGCCACTATGGCAGCCCGCCTaccgccccaacccgcggctatagccgcgggcatgttatagtggacacccttatggGATAAATTACGTTTTGTTGGCAGATTACTTAGGTGATGTTTTGAGCCATAAAATACGAGGATATAGTTTCTAAGAAATGATGAGAGAATAAATTGAGCacacacttaggatgcatgcattgtaAACATATATAAATTGCAAAGTCTAATTGTTGCATATCATGTTATCTCCAAAAGGGTGAACTTTTACACGTCGTTTGTGGTTGGAGATGAAAGTTGATTGAGGAGTTAAGCGTttcaggtgggctttctttttaaataagggcaatgccctaagtatatttttatgtgaaaatgatacgaatatttg is a window of Salvia splendens isolate huo1 chromosome 3, SspV2, whole genome shotgun sequence DNA encoding:
- the LOC121795260 gene encoding zinc finger CCCH domain-containing protein 16-like isoform X2, which encodes MAPVVSFFTPRHSKVRAILLDLALKLVVLQIHSQTLLVLALKLVVLQIRSQTLLVLVFRAVHTQEGVMALYPNQIKSRFFLWFFKQLIVFVVYRVDISSYSCCQLLCFRFEYIFVTDTLKNYLISKWLILLISFCHPFDNKWSRFSNVNNSSAPASRQANNQPSAANHTCTATDIESCKRVILEDLENEKPLWKLTCYGHSRNGPCDIVGDISYDELRALAYDDAKHGKDIASIVERERNLLNSKLLEFQNLAQNPYPVSSAPTPSSQNMFGGGSTIAPVVNNGFSSQVSSFSQLSGSSNTRSAAAPNFSFGQPNAFQNNTQPSSFQTNNSPFNTPGSFGIQPQHSPQSFSPSGTTSSNNGAISAQQNPFSTPASLPQTGNGAGKQLNFFTNEPISASSSIGLTNTSTQLIFYVLLMLINLLSNNTPKENANVDAGIWTKVEWNVGEIPEEEPPAIYIN
- the LOC121795260 gene encoding zinc finger CCCH domain-containing protein 16-like isoform X1 is translated as MAPVVSFFTPRHSKVRAILLDLALKLVVLQIHSQTLLVLALKLVVLQIRSQTLLVLVFRAVHTQEGVMALYPNQIKSRFFLWFFKQLIVFVVYRVDISSYSCCQLLCFRFEYIFVTDTLKNYLISKWLILLISFCHPFDNKWSRFSNVNNSSAPASRQANNQPSAANHTCTATDIESCKRVILEDLENEKPLWKLTCYGHSRNGPCDIVGDISYDELRALAYDDAKHGKDIASIVERERNLLNSKLLEFQNLAQNPYPVSSAPTPSSQNMFGGGSTIAPVVNNGFSSQVSSFSQLSGSSNTRSAAAPNFSFGQPNAFQNNTQPSSFQTNNSPFNTPGSFGIQPQHSPQSFSPSGTTSSNNGAISAQQNPFSTPASLPQTGNGAGKQLNFFTNEPISASSSIGLTNTSTQLISFYVLLMLINLLSNNTPKENANVDAGIWTKVEWNVGEIPEEEPPAIYIN
- the LOC121795260 gene encoding zinc finger CCCH domain-containing protein 46-like isoform X3, which encodes MPPKKELCRYFQRGSCQYGTRCKFLHTTPQQSQSNPFGFGAQTSRSPNPQPNPFSFGAQTSRTPNPQPNPFGFGVQSSAHSRRGDGFVSKPNQVKPFDNKWSRFSNVNNSSAPASRQANNQPSAANHTCTATDIESCKRVILEDLENEKPLWKLTCYGHSRNGPCDIVGDISYDELRALAYDDAKHGKDIASIVERERNLLNSKLLEFQNLAQNPYPVSSAPTPSSQNMFGGGSTIAPVVNNGFSSQVSSFSQLSGSSNTRSAAAPNFSFGQPNAFQNNTQPSSFQTNNSPFNTPGSFGIQPQHSPQSFSPSGTTSSNNGAISAQQNPFSTPASLPQTGNGAGKQLNFFTNEPISASSSIGLTNTSTQLISFYVLLMLINLLSNNTPKENANVDAGIWTKVEWNVGEIPEEEPPAIYIN